In Arsenicicoccus sp. oral taxon 190, the following are encoded in one genomic region:
- a CDS encoding deoxyguanosinetriphosphate triphosphohydrolase produces MTQQGRPVAVVGVAGDGYEPPDRQRWVSEDPAQKSGDRDDFARDRARLVHSASLRRLSAKTQVLRPGSSDFVRNRLTHSLEVAQIGRELGGALGCNADVVDTACLAHDLGHPPFGHNGEAALDEVSADIGGFEGNAQTFRLLVRLEAKRFHPGTDRSAGLNLTRASLDAATKYPWARGHGPTATRKFGVYEDDLDAFAWVREGAPTSHRCLEAQTMDWSDDVAYSVHDVEDAIASGGLDARELHAGGAVEQVLPIARDRYAPDIEIGSLEEAYWRLVVPHLVPASFDGGSRRDLARLKDLTSRLVGRFAGAAERATRERYGAGVLTRYAANLVVPADVRAEVAVLKAVAAHYVMQTRERVDLMAEERVVVRELVQAYLADPEARLDRDLWADFAAAGDEAARLRVVVDQVAGLTDARALALHQLWSR; encoded by the coding sequence ATGACGCAGCAGGGCAGGCCGGTCGCGGTGGTCGGGGTCGCGGGGGACGGCTACGAGCCGCCGGACCGTCAGCGGTGGGTGAGCGAGGACCCGGCGCAGAAGTCGGGGGACCGGGACGACTTCGCCCGCGACCGGGCGCGGCTGGTGCACTCCGCGTCGCTGCGGCGGCTGTCGGCCAAGACCCAGGTGCTGCGGCCGGGCTCCAGCGACTTCGTGCGCAACCGGCTGACGCACTCCCTGGAGGTGGCGCAGATCGGGCGGGAGCTCGGGGGAGCCCTGGGGTGCAACGCCGACGTCGTGGACACCGCCTGCCTGGCGCACGACCTGGGGCACCCGCCCTTCGGCCACAACGGCGAGGCGGCGCTGGACGAGGTGTCCGCGGACATCGGGGGGTTCGAGGGCAACGCGCAGACCTTCCGGCTGCTCGTGCGACTGGAGGCTAAGAGGTTCCACCCGGGGACGGACCGGTCGGCGGGCCTCAACCTGACGCGGGCATCCCTCGACGCCGCGACGAAGTACCCCTGGGCCCGCGGTCACGGGCCGACCGCGACCCGCAAGTTCGGCGTCTACGAGGACGACCTGGACGCCTTCGCCTGGGTGCGGGAGGGGGCTCCGACCAGCCACCGGTGCCTCGAGGCCCAGACGATGGACTGGTCCGACGACGTGGCCTACTCCGTCCACGACGTGGAGGACGCCATCGCCTCCGGGGGGCTGGACGCGCGCGAGCTGCACGCCGGGGGCGCCGTCGAGCAGGTGCTGCCCATCGCTCGTGACCGCTACGCCCCCGATATCGAGATCGGCTCGCTGGAGGAGGCCTACTGGCGGCTGGTGGTGCCGCACCTGGTCCCGGCGAGCTTCGACGGGGGCTCGCGGCGGGACCTGGCCCGGCTCAAGGACCTCACCTCCCGGCTGGTGGGCCGGTTCGCGGGGGCCGCGGAGCGGGCGACGCGGGAGCGCTACGGCGCGGGCGTGCTGACGCGCTACGCCGCCAACCTCGTGGTGCCGGCCGACGTGCGGGCCGAGGTGGCGGTGCTCAAGGCGGTGGCGGCGCACTACGTGATGCAGACCCGCGAGCGGGTCGACCTGATGGCCGAGGAGCGGGTCGTGGTGCGCGAGCTCGTCCAGGCCTACCTCGCCGACCCCGAGGCGCGGCTGGACCGCGACCTGTGGGCCGACTTCGCCGCCGCGGGGGACGAAGCGGCGCGGCTGCGGGTCGTGGTGGACCAGGTGGCAGGGCTGACCGACGCCCGCGCGCTCGCGCTGCACCAGCTGTGGAGCAGGTGA
- a CDS encoding sulfurtransferase, with product MTAPELTQRPLLSVHELSQALQAPDQHRPVVLDVRYQVGRSDGREQHAAGHIPGAAYLDLDTVLAHVREDGRGGRHPLPEPERLQAGLRAAGVRSDSQVVVYDDWRSIAAARAWWLLRHAGHAQVSVLDGGWQAWQAADLPVETGEVVPQEGDVTVAPGRLTVLDADQAQRYAQSGTLLDARPANRFRGEDETVDPVAGHIPGAVSLPALELVDETGRFLPREQLTKAFHDRDVRDGGAVAVYCGSGVQACHVALAAAAVGLSGDLAVYAGSWSDYITDPGRPVATGA from the coding sequence ATGACCGCCCCCGAGCTCACCCAGCGTCCGCTCCTGTCCGTCCACGAGCTGAGCCAGGCCCTGCAGGCCCCCGACCAGCACCGCCCGGTCGTGCTCGACGTCCGCTACCAGGTGGGGCGCTCCGACGGGCGTGAGCAGCACGCGGCGGGGCACATCCCCGGCGCCGCCTACCTCGACCTCGACACCGTCCTCGCCCACGTCCGGGAGGACGGTCGTGGCGGTCGGCACCCGCTGCCCGAGCCGGAGCGGCTGCAGGCCGGGCTCCGCGCGGCAGGTGTGCGGTCGGACAGCCAGGTGGTGGTCTACGACGACTGGCGCTCCATCGCCGCGGCCCGGGCCTGGTGGTTGCTGCGGCACGCCGGCCACGCCCAGGTGAGCGTCCTCGACGGCGGGTGGCAGGCCTGGCAGGCCGCCGACCTGCCGGTGGAGACCGGCGAGGTCGTCCCGCAGGAGGGCGACGTGACGGTGGCGCCCGGTCGGCTCACCGTGCTGGACGCCGACCAGGCCCAGCGCTACGCGCAGAGCGGGACCCTGCTGGACGCCCGGCCGGCCAACCGGTTCCGGGGCGAGGACGAGACGGTCGATCCCGTCGCCGGTCACATCCCCGGCGCCGTCTCGCTGCCGGCGCTGGAGCTGGTGGACGAGACGGGGCGGTTCCTGCCGCGCGAGCAGCTCACCAAGGCCTTCCACGACCGCGACGTCCGGGACGGCGGCGCGGTCGCGGTCTACTGCGGCTCCGGGGTGCAGGCCTGCCACGTCGCGCTCGCGGCGGCGGCGGTGGGCCTCAGCGGCGACCTCGCGGTCTACGCCGGGTCGTGGAGCGACTACATCACCGACCCGGGCCGGCCGGTCGCGACCGGCGCCTGA
- the dusB gene encoding tRNA dihydrouridine synthase DusB, translated as MTAVLPPLVIGRHTYESPVVLAPMAGITNRAFRRLCREYGDMGLAAAGAGGAKQLFVSEMITTRALVERVPLTMKLIEMDEDESPRGIQLYGVDPVTVGQAARIIATEDRADHIDMNFGCPVPKVTRKGGGSALPWKTEWFRAIVRAAVREAAPYDIPVTVKMRVGIDADHVTYLEAGRIAEQEGASAVALHGRTANQHYSGQADWSTIGRLKEAVTTIPVLGNGDIWSAEDAVRMVRETGCDGVVVGRGCLGRPWLFADLAAAFAGVTYRARPALAEVGETMRRHARYLADFYEDETKACRDIRKHIAWYLKGFPAGHEIRNQLALVDSLAALDALIASLDGDQPWPGDAAEGPRGRAGSPKAVALPDGWLDSPQIDERQQRLIAEAELSVSGG; from the coding sequence ATGACTGCCGTCCTCCCGCCCCTCGTCATCGGCCGCCACACCTATGAGTCGCCCGTCGTCCTCGCCCCGATGGCGGGGATCACCAACCGCGCCTTCCGGCGCCTGTGTCGTGAGTATGGCGATATGGGATTGGCCGCGGCCGGGGCTGGGGGAGCCAAGCAGCTGTTTGTCTCAGAGATGATCACGACGCGCGCGCTCGTCGAGCGGGTGCCGTTGACCATGAAGCTCATCGAGATGGACGAGGACGAGTCTCCCCGCGGGATCCAGCTGTATGGCGTGGACCCGGTCACCGTCGGCCAGGCCGCCCGGATCATCGCGACCGAGGACCGCGCCGACCACATCGACATGAACTTCGGCTGCCCTGTCCCCAAGGTGACCCGCAAGGGGGGTGGCTCCGCGCTGCCGTGGAAGACCGAGTGGTTCCGGGCGATCGTGCGCGCAGCGGTGCGCGAGGCCGCGCCCTACGACATCCCGGTGACCGTCAAGATGCGCGTCGGCATCGACGCCGACCACGTCACCTACCTCGAGGCGGGCCGGATCGCCGAGCAGGAGGGCGCCTCGGCCGTCGCGCTGCACGGTCGGACGGCCAACCAGCACTACTCGGGGCAGGCCGACTGGTCCACGATCGGCCGGCTCAAGGAGGCCGTGACGACCATCCCGGTGCTCGGCAACGGCGACATCTGGTCCGCCGAGGACGCCGTGCGGATGGTGCGCGAGACCGGGTGCGACGGGGTCGTCGTGGGTCGTGGCTGCCTCGGGCGACCGTGGTTGTTCGCGGACCTGGCGGCGGCCTTCGCGGGGGTGACCTACCGCGCCCGCCCCGCGCTGGCCGAGGTGGGCGAGACCATGCGTCGGCACGCCCGCTACCTCGCGGACTTCTACGAGGACGAGACCAAGGCCTGCCGCGACATCCGCAAGCACATCGCGTGGTACCTCAAGGGATTCCCCGCCGGCCACGAGATCCGCAACCAGCTGGCCCTGGTCGACTCCCTGGCCGCCCTGGACGCGCTGATCGCCTCCCTCGACGGCGACCAGCCGTGGCCGGGCGACGCCGCCGAGGGCCCGCGCGGCCGCGCAGGCTCGCCCAAGGCGGTGGCCCTGCCCGACGGCTGGCTGGACTCGCCGCAGATCGACGAGCGCCAGCAGCGGCTGATCGCCGAGGCGGAGCTGAGCGTCAGCGGCGGCTGA
- a CDS encoding MSMEG_1061 family FMN-dependent PPOX-type flavoprotein — protein sequence MSGARGQVQTVTTAARLREIVGEPGERARTKVRPVLDGDDRAWLAAATLCFLATSDAAGRCDVSPKGDPPGRLVHVVDDTTLAIGERPGNRRVDGYLNVLDNPRVGMVFVVPGRSDVLRVNGVATLVEDAPWFADLTVQGRRPVLALMVHVEEVFGHCAKALVRSQAWHPKTWDPAGVTDVSASARQRRARGLPDLHAAITDVGQLEQAQVDSYDVPLY from the coding sequence ATGAGCGGTGCGCGGGGGCAGGTCCAGACGGTCACGACAGCGGCCAGGCTGCGGGAGATCGTCGGGGAGCCCGGCGAGAGGGCGCGGACGAAGGTGCGCCCCGTCCTCGACGGCGACGACCGAGCCTGGTTGGCGGCCGCCACGTTGTGCTTCCTCGCCACGAGCGACGCGGCGGGACGGTGCGACGTCAGCCCCAAGGGGGACCCGCCCGGTCGCCTCGTGCACGTCGTCGATGACACAACCCTTGCGATCGGTGAGCGCCCCGGCAACCGCCGCGTCGACGGCTACCTCAACGTCCTCGACAACCCCCGCGTCGGGATGGTGTTCGTCGTGCCGGGCCGGTCGGACGTCCTGCGCGTCAACGGCGTCGCCACGCTGGTCGAGGACGCGCCGTGGTTCGCCGACCTCACGGTGCAGGGGCGCCGGCCCGTCCTGGCCCTGATGGTGCACGTCGAGGAGGTATTCGGGCACTGCGCCAAGGCCTTGGTCCGCTCCCAGGCCTGGCACCCCAAGACCTGGGACCCGGCCGGGGTGACGGACGTCAGCGCGAGTGCCCGCCAGCGGCGCGCCCGAGGGTTGCCGGACCTGCACGCCGCCATCACCGACGTCGGGCAGCTCGAGCAGGCCCAGGTCGACTCGTATGACGTGCCGCTGTACTGA
- a CDS encoding M23 family metallopeptidase, with protein sequence MTAVDLAYPFTGRWLVQNSPADRVPSHGTSAFASSYAIDFVPLGEDSRTAPVRARTWVRPEPPVAFPGFGRRLLAPVDGVVLAASDAMPDHEAYRGLPSVVYAVTQGRRAAAGWGALAGNHVLMRTGAGVVVALCHLRGSSLVVRVGDRLRAGQPVGACGNSGNSTEPHVHVQAMDGPDPSRAGAVPITFGGSVPRSGRVVQAALPQP encoded by the coding sequence ATGACTGCCGTGGACCTCGCTTACCCCTTCACCGGTCGTTGGCTGGTGCAGAACTCCCCCGCCGACCGCGTGCCGAGCCACGGGACCTCCGCGTTCGCGAGCTCGTACGCGATCGACTTCGTGCCCCTCGGCGAGGACAGCCGCACCGCCCCCGTGCGGGCGCGCACGTGGGTGCGGCCCGAGCCACCGGTGGCGTTTCCCGGCTTCGGACGCCGGCTGCTCGCACCGGTCGACGGCGTGGTGCTGGCGGCCAGCGACGCCATGCCTGACCACGAGGCGTACCGAGGACTCCCATCGGTCGTCTACGCGGTGACCCAGGGTCGACGCGCCGCGGCGGGGTGGGGCGCATTGGCGGGCAACCATGTCCTGATGCGCACCGGCGCCGGTGTCGTCGTCGCCCTCTGCCACCTGCGTGGGTCGAGCCTGGTGGTCCGGGTGGGCGACCGGCTGCGGGCCGGGCAGCCGGTGGGTGCCTGCGGCAACTCCGGCAACAGCACGGAGCCGCACGTCCACGTGCAGGCCATGGACGGCCCTGACCCCTCGCGGGCCGGCGCCGTGCCCATCACGTTCGGAGGGAGCGTGCCCCGCAGCGGCAGGGTGGTCCAGGCGGCTCTCCCGCAGCCCTGA
- a CDS encoding addiction module antidote protein, with protein sequence MTNAAVAPFDSADYLNTFDDVAAYLEAVLEDAKDDPKVIAAALGPVARSRNLSEIARQAGMSREGLYKALSADGNPSLATVVKVAHALGLRLHFAATA encoded by the coding sequence ATGACCAACGCAGCCGTTGCTCCCTTCGACAGTGCCGACTACCTCAACACCTTCGACGATGTGGCCGCCTATCTGGAAGCTGTCCTCGAGGACGCCAAGGACGATCCGAAGGTCATCGCGGCAGCGCTGGGGCCCGTTGCTCGTTCTCGCAATCTCAGCGAGATCGCGCGACAGGCGGGCATGAGCCGGGAGGGTCTCTACAAGGCGCTGTCCGCGGACGGCAACCCCTCCCTGGCCACCGTCGTCAAGGTTGCCCATGCCCTCGGCCTTCGCCTGCACTTTGCAGCCACTGCCTGA
- a CDS encoding phosphatase PAP2 family protein, giving the protein MSEVWQPWVREVVVPGAVISAGIAVLGRVIEGPLRGWPAEDELNRWCVRHRTPLGNALTWVPSTYADTPATIAMSLVYGGWLWRETGSVREAVAPLAAITVETVGFMNAARVVGRARPDVPWLDKPAHTSSFPSGHTGATTAMSLTVAHALARRDVPGSRRLAHAVRWGVPVSVAASRVYRGMHHPSDVVVGALLGAWTAGAVRRALGMPTL; this is encoded by the coding sequence ATGAGCGAGGTCTGGCAGCCGTGGGTGCGTGAGGTCGTCGTCCCCGGGGCGGTGATCAGCGCCGGCATCGCGGTGCTTGGCCGGGTCATCGAGGGGCCGCTGCGCGGATGGCCCGCCGAGGACGAGCTCAACCGGTGGTGCGTGCGCCACCGCACACCGCTCGGCAACGCCCTCACCTGGGTGCCGTCCACGTATGCCGACACGCCCGCCACCATCGCCATGTCGCTCGTCTACGGCGGGTGGCTGTGGCGCGAGACGGGCAGCGTGCGCGAGGCCGTCGCGCCGCTCGCCGCCATCACCGTCGAGACGGTGGGCTTCATGAACGCCGCGCGCGTGGTGGGGCGGGCGCGGCCGGACGTGCCGTGGTTGGACAAGCCCGCGCACACCTCGAGCTTCCCGTCGGGGCACACCGGCGCCACCACCGCGATGAGCCTGACCGTGGCGCACGCCCTGGCCCGCCGGGACGTGCCCGGCTCGCGGAGGCTCGCCCACGCGGTGCGGTGGGGTGTGCCGGTCAGCGTCGCCGCGTCCCGCGTCTATCGGGGGATGCACCACCCCTCCGACGTGGTCGTTGGGGCGCTGCTGGGCGCGTGGACGGCGGGTGCGGTTCGGCGGGCCCTCGGCATGCCGACTCTGTAG
- a CDS encoding FMN reductase, with product MTRRITVVTAGLSTPSSTRLLADQIASAVTAQVTARGEATQVEVIELRELATDLAQLMTSGGRSTPALDRARELVSGADGLIAVTPVFSASYAGLFKMFVDSLSPDALTGMPTIIAATAGTPRHSLALDFAMRPLFTYLRAVVVPTGVFAATEDFGGGEAGAGLSSRVRRAASELASLVVAESGAVAGFAEGEQDHAPTRPARSSGVGLGAVTPFEQLLAGHRG from the coding sequence ATGACGCGCCGCATCACCGTCGTCACCGCCGGACTGTCCACGCCGTCCTCGACCCGGCTGCTCGCCGACCAGATCGCCTCGGCGGTCACCGCGCAGGTGACCGCCCGCGGCGAGGCGACGCAGGTCGAGGTGATCGAGCTGCGCGAGCTCGCCACCGACCTCGCCCAGCTCATGACCAGCGGTGGTCGCTCGACCCCCGCCCTGGACCGGGCCCGCGAGCTCGTGTCGGGAGCCGACGGCCTGATCGCCGTCACCCCTGTCTTCAGCGCGAGCTACGCGGGGCTGTTCAAGATGTTCGTCGACAGCCTGTCGCCGGACGCCCTCACCGGGATGCCGACGATCATTGCCGCCACCGCGGGCACGCCCCGGCACTCGCTCGCGCTGGACTTCGCGATGCGCCCGCTGTTCACCTACCTGCGCGCCGTGGTGGTCCCCACCGGGGTGTTCGCCGCCACCGAGGACTTCGGCGGCGGGGAGGCCGGGGCCGGGCTGTCGTCCCGGGTGCGGCGCGCGGCCTCGGAGCTGGCCTCCCTGGTCGTCGCGGAGTCCGGGGCGGTGGCCGGCTTCGCCGAGGGCGAGCAGGACCACGCCCCCACCCGCCCCGCCCGGTCCTCGGGCGTCGGCCTCGGGGCCGTCACGCCGTTCGAGCAGCTGCTCGCCGGCCACCGCGGCTGA
- a CDS encoding LLM class flavin-dependent oxidoreductase — protein sequence MQLGIFTVGDVTQDPTTGRTPTEHERIDAMTQIALKAEEVGLDVFATGEHHNPPFVPSSPTTHLGYIAAKTERLLLSTATTLITTNDPVKLAEDYAMLQHLSGGRVDLMMGRGNTGPVYPWFGKDIRQGIPLAIENYHLLRRLWREPVVDWQGQFRTPLHGYTSTPAPLDGTPPFVWHGSIRSPEIAEQAAYYGDGFFHNHIFWNKEHTEQMVALYRQRFEHYGHGAADQAIVGLGGQAFMAGTEAEAKRRFRPYFDVAPVYGHGPSLEEFTGYTPLTVGTPEMVIERTLASADYVGDYQRQLFLMDHAGLPLEVVLEQIEILGREVAPVLRAEFDRRRPAHVPSDPPTHASLVAAGPESPHHLVVPARSREEETV from the coding sequence ATGCAGCTTGGCATCTTCACCGTCGGCGACGTGACCCAGGACCCGACGACCGGTCGCACCCCCACCGAGCACGAGCGCATCGACGCGATGACCCAGATCGCGCTCAAGGCCGAGGAGGTCGGCCTCGACGTCTTCGCGACGGGGGAGCACCACAACCCGCCGTTCGTGCCGTCGTCGCCGACGACGCACCTCGGCTACATCGCCGCCAAGACCGAGCGGCTGCTGCTCAGCACCGCGACCACGCTGATCACGACCAACGACCCGGTCAAGCTCGCCGAGGACTACGCGATGCTGCAGCACCTGTCGGGCGGCCGCGTCGACCTGATGATGGGGCGCGGCAACACCGGCCCGGTCTACCCGTGGTTCGGCAAGGACATCCGGCAGGGCATCCCGCTCGCCATCGAGAACTACCACCTGCTGCGGCGGCTGTGGCGGGAGCCGGTCGTCGACTGGCAGGGCCAGTTCCGCACGCCGCTGCACGGCTACACCTCGACCCCGGCGCCGCTCGACGGCACGCCGCCCTTCGTGTGGCACGGGTCGATCCGCAGCCCCGAGATCGCCGAGCAGGCGGCCTACTACGGCGACGGGTTCTTCCACAACCACATCTTCTGGAACAAGGAGCACACCGAGCAGATGGTGGCGCTCTACCGCCAGCGGTTCGAGCACTACGGCCACGGCGCCGCGGACCAGGCGATCGTGGGGCTCGGCGGTCAGGCCTTCATGGCCGGGACCGAGGCCGAGGCCAAGCGCCGCTTCCGGCCCTACTTCGACGTGGCGCCCGTCTACGGCCACGGCCCGTCCCTGGAGGAGTTCACCGGCTACACGCCGCTGACGGTGGGCACGCCCGAGATGGTCATCGAGCGCACCCTGGCCTCGGCCGACTACGTCGGCGACTACCAGCGCCAGCTCTTCCTGATGGACCACGCGGGTCTGCCGCTGGAGGTCGTGCTCGAGCAGATCGAGATCCTCGGCCGCGAGGTCGCCCCGGTGCTGCGGGCGGAGTTCGACCGCCGTCGCCCCGCGCACGTGCCGAGCGACCCGCCCACCCACGCCTCGCTCGTGGCCGCCGGCCCCGAGTCCCCGCACCACCTCGTCGTGCCCGCCCGCTCCCGTGAGGAGGAGACCGTATGA
- a CDS encoding DUF2277 family protein, which yields MAKQLRALHDVEMMSTSAEARAAALHYVRRVTGGAGPQPQHREVFEETVLEIAVATQRLIDQLSSDAQGAGGGSSRGTGLGHDEAAAG from the coding sequence ATGGCGAAGCAGCTGCGGGCCCTGCACGACGTGGAGATGATGTCCACGTCGGCGGAGGCGCGCGCGGCCGCGTTGCACTACGTGCGTCGGGTCACCGGCGGGGCCGGGCCGCAGCCGCAGCACCGCGAGGTCTTCGAGGAGACCGTGCTCGAGATCGCGGTCGCCACCCAGCGCCTGATCGACCAGCTCAGCAGCGACGCCCAAGGAGCGGGGGGCGGGTCCTCGCGCGGGACCGGGCTGGGGCACGACGAGGCAGCGGCGGGCTGA
- a CDS encoding DUF6703 family protein, giving the protein MSNPHPVRDSVERASTPAVTALAGLPTWATTIVWLALLVLAALVGPPVGWVLLAAAILFVAWLLYLVWPYASTNAKLMRVAVLLVGVAVVLVRLLPR; this is encoded by the coding sequence GTGAGCAACCCCCATCCCGTGCGCGACTCCGTCGAACGCGCCAGCACCCCCGCCGTGACCGCCCTCGCCGGCCTGCCGACCTGGGCCACCACCATCGTGTGGCTGGCACTGCTGGTGCTCGCGGCGCTGGTGGGGCCGCCCGTGGGGTGGGTGCTGCTCGCGGCCGCGATCCTGTTCGTCGCGTGGCTGCTCTACCTGGTCTGGCCCTACGCGTCGACCAACGCCAAGCTGATGCGCGTCGCGGTGCTGCTCGTCGGCGTGGCCGTCGTCCTGGTGCGCCTGCTCCCCCGCTGA